From one Rosa rugosa chromosome 4, drRosRugo1.1, whole genome shotgun sequence genomic stretch:
- the LOC133743287 gene encoding probable serine/threonine-protein kinase At1g54610 gives MGCVFGKSSGGGGRSRRHRSRSVEEPSAAVAVVTGGGVVRDRKEAVERQRVNHHTGDFPVVERRKPFQVNQQGWPSWLLAVAGDAIQGWTPRRANTFEKLSKIGQGTYSNVYKARDLISGKIVALKKVRFDNLEPESVKFMAREINVLRKLDHPNVVKLEGLVTSRMSCSLYLVFEYMEHDLSGLAASTGIKFTESQVKCYMKQLLSGLEHCHNHGVLHRDIKGSNLLIDNEGVLKIADFGLATFFDPQQKQPLTSRVVTLWYRPPELLLGATFYGVGVDLWSAGCILAELLSGKPIMPGRTEVEQLHKIFKLCGSPSEDYWKKYKLPNATLFKPQQPYKRCLAETFKDFPPSSLPLIESLLSIDSEGRGTATAALNSEFFTTEPFACEPSSLPKYPPSKEMDVKLRDAESRRQRGLSGKTNADGPKKVKARDRAGRAIPVPEANAENQGNLDRWRAMTQTNTKSKSEKFPPPHQDGAVGYPQEASHKGPLSFVTSDASFGSVVFNTKSSGSVKSMGAAGGSSRRRKNNRENPTRAPSRKFIQAFKPSSIGLSMNLLFSRSK, from the exons ATGGGGTGCGTTTTCGGCAAGAGTTCCGGCGGAGGAGGTCGTAGTCGGCGGCATCGCAGCCGGAGTGTCGAGGAGCCGTCCGCCGCCGTCGCCGTCGTCACCGGCGGAGGGGTCGTTAGGGATAGGAAGGAAGCGGTGGAGAGGCAGAGAGTGAATCATCACACCGGCGACTTTCCGGTGGTTGAGCGGCGGAAGCCGTTTCAGGTGAACCAGCAAGGCTGGCCGTCGTGGCTATTGGCGGTCGCCGGCGACGCGATCCAGGGATGGACGCCGCGGCGGGCCAACACTTTCGAGAAGCTTTCAAAG ATTGGGCAAGGGACTTATAGCAATGTATATAAAGCTAGAGACTTAATTTCTGGGAAAATTGTGGCGTTAAAGAAGGTTAGATTTGATAACTTGGAGCCGGAGAGTGTGAAATTCATGGCCAGAGAGATTAACGTGCTGCGGAAACTTGACCATCCCAATGTGGTTAAGCTTGAAGGTCTAGTCACTTCAAGAATGTCATGTAGTCTCTACTTGGTTTTCGAGTACATGGAGCATGATCTCTCCGGCCTAGCCGCCTCCACGGGGATCAAGTTCACCGAGTCTCAG GTCAAGTGCTATATGAAACAGTTGCTGTCTGGCCTTGAACATTGCCATAACCACGGAGTCTTGCACCGTGATATCAAGGGGTCTAATCTACTAATTGACAATGAAGGAGTTCTGAAAATAGCTGATTTTGGATTGGCTACATTTTTTGATCCTCAACAGAAGCAACCCTTGACTAGTCGGGTTGTTACTCTCTGGTACCGCCCCCCTGAGCTTCTTCTTGGGGCCACTTTTTACGGAGTTGGTGTTGACCTTTGGAGTGCTGGCTGCATTTTGGCAGAGTTGCTTTCCGGGAAGCCTATTATGCCAGGACGGACAGAG GTTGAACAACTGCATAAGATATTCAAGTTATGTGGGTCCCCATCTGAGGATTACTGGAAAAAATACAAATTGCCAAATGCAACACTTTTTAAACCACAGCAGCCATACAAACGCTGCTTGGCAGAAACGTTCAAGGACTTCCCACCTTCTTCCCTACCTTTAATTGAGTCTCTTCTCTCAATAGACTCTGAAGGACGAGGCACTGCCACTGCTGCTTTAAATAGTGAA TTCTTTACTACTGAGCCTTTTGCTTGTGAGCCATCAAGTTTACCAAAATATCCTCCCAGCAAGGAAATGGATGTAAAGTTACGAGATGCAGAATCTAGAAG GCAAAGAGGTCTAAGTGGGAAGACCAATGCTGATGGTCCAAAAAAAGTCAAAGCTCGTGACCGAGCTGGTCGAGCAATTCCAGTTCCAGAAGCTAATGCAGAGAATCAAGGAAACTTAGAC AGGTGGAGAGCTATGACACAAACAAACACCAAGAGCAAGAGTGAGAAATTCCCACCCCCACATCAAGATGGAGCTGTTGGATACCCCCAAGAAGCATCACATAAAGGCCCTCTATCATTTGTCACAAGCGATGCTTCATTCGGATCAGTGGTTTTCAACACAAAGTCTTCAGGATCTGTTAAAAGCATGGGAGCGGCTGGGGGGTCTTCAAGGCGGAGGAAAAACAACAGAGAAAACCCTACGAGGGCTCCTTCCCGGAAATTCATCCAGGCGTTCAAGCCCTCCTCGATAGGGCTATCAATGAATCTATTATTTAGCCGTAGTAAATAA
- the LOC133743288 gene encoding ubiquitin-conjugating enzyme E2 27 has protein sequence MVDFARVQKELQECSRDIELSGIKVVPKSDANLARLLGTIPGPIGTPYEGGTFQIDISLPDAYPFEPPKMQFTTKVWHPNISSQSGAICLDILKDQWSPALTLKTALLSVQALLSAPQPDDPQDAVVAQQYLRDYQTFVGTARYWTESFAKSSSIGIDEKVKRLVEMGFPEGRARSALETVGGDENLALETLCSG, from the exons ATGGTGGACTTTGCCAGGGTTCAGAAGGAGCTTCAAGAATGCAGCAGAGACATAGAGCTCTCTGGTATCAAAGTCGTCCCCAAAAGCGATGCTAATCTCGCCCGTTTACTTGGCACCATACCCGGCCCAATTGGTACTCCTTATGAAGGTGGCACTTTTCAGATCGACATCTCATTACCAg ATGCGTATCCTTTTGAGCCTCCCAAAATGCAGTTCACAACCAAAGTTTG GCACCCTAATATCAGCAGTCAAAGTGGAGCAATTTGTCTGGATATCTTGAAGGACCAATGGAGCCCAGCTCTCACATTGAAAACAGCACTTCTTTCTGTACAAGCATTACTCTCTGCTCCTCAACCCGATGATCCTCAAGATGCCGTGGTGGCACAACAG TATCTGAGAGACTATCAGACCTTTGTTGGCACAGCTCGATACTGGACAGAATCCTTTGCCAAGTCATCATCGATTGGGATTGATGAAAAG GTAAAAAGACTCGTAGAGATGGGCTTCCCTGAAGGTCGGGCAAGGAGTGCTTTGGAAACTGTTGGTGGGGATGAAAACTTGGCCCTTGAAACTCTTTGCTCCGGTTAG
- the LOC133741819 gene encoding early light-induced protein 1, chloroplastic-like, which produces MASTVSMQSILGSSVDYGAGKNRVNQINIVSAVPYAHITVRSMAEDGQKEQQTSVPSTLESSQKSAPSSPLPPRSPKVSTKFSDVFAFSGPAPERINGRLAMVGFVAALAVELSKGQDVFAQLSDGGIPLFLGTSILLSVASLIPLLKGVTVESKSEGLMTSDAELWNGRLAMLGLVALAFTEYVTGGTLV; this is translated from the exons ATGGCTTCAACGGTCTCAATGCAATCGATTCTGGGAAGCTCTGTGGATTATGGAGCAGGCAAGAACAGAGTGAACCAGATAAATATTGTTTCTGCTGTTCCTTATGCTC ATATAACAGTACGCTCCATGGCCGAG GATGGTCAGAAGGAGCAACAGACCAGTGTACCTAGTACATTAGAAAGTTCACAGAAATCAGCTCCTTCATCACCTCTTCCTCCTCGATCTCCTAAG GTCAGCACCAAGTTTTCAGACGTGTTTGCATTTAGTGGACCGGCGCCGGAGAGAATCAACGGCAGGCTAGCAATGGTGGGCTTTGTGGCGGCTCTAGCAGTCGAACTATCCAAGGGCCAAGATGTGTTTGCTCAGTTATCCGACGGCGGAATCCCATTGTTCCTTGGCACCAGTATTTTGCTATCAGTGGCATCGTTGATTCCATTGTTGAAGGGTGTGACTGTAGAGTCCAAATCAGAAGGGTTGATGACCTCAGATGCTGAGCTATGGAATGGAAGATTGGCCATGTTGGGGCTGGTAGCTCTGGCCTTCACTGAGTATGTGACAGGAGGGACCCTAGTGTAA
- the LOC133743285 gene encoding uncharacterized protein LOC133743285 — translation MELIQNAEDNEYSDGVDPSLEFVITSQDITGTGAPATLVVFNNEKGFSAKNVDSICSVGRSTKKGNRKRGYIGEKGIGFKSVFLITAQPYIFSNGYQIRFREEPCVHCNVGYIVPEWVNQNPTLSDIKQIYGSNVALPTTTLILPLKAEKVKPVKQQLSSIHPEVLLFLSKIKRLSVREDNEDPRKNTVTAIEIESQTDFVTRKNIDAQSYTLRLSAEENDDNDSERECSYYMWKQKFPVRQEFRVERRMEVDEWVITLAFPNAERLRRARNSSPGVYAFLPTEMVTNFPFIIQADFLLSSSRETILLDNKWNQGILECVPTAFAHAFNSLVKTVEGAPTSSLAPMFRFLPVQGSSYKELNAVRESIKAKMVDEDIIPVEPEMEQRFFHKPGEVGRLMPAFWTILRKARVQGVSMIKLSSHGRFVLSYSFDSKEYDPTLSFLGVEPVNDDWYVKCIQGTSNLVDGVSEDVYLELLLFIADNWGSKFGYTNMKDIPLIKYADYGNESLCSISQIQKGECRVFLSSKCSRVSWLIDCNREFNSVTRLLFMPKATQEAIWACSGKDTLKKWLADQAKVGSVDVNQYAVDLLQNSLNERKLVIAYVHFLYHSLDNDFISSREVDCLCGSMPLVDSYGNINRSRKGVVVPANGSKWAGLTDSNLWRKEGYVELGELYMYSGKFAGKFTPKKKLLEFLIKYAAALDVPHISAPSDGISSVSAPLTKQNAFLLLDWIRQLNYKRVGIPQKFLACIKEGSWLKVTLNGSPGYRPPSQSFLLNSSWGNTLQNGSVSVDIPLIDTSFYGESMSGYKEELKTIGVMFEYSEACDFIGKHFMSLAASSSLTRGNVHSILRFIRFLRDKLLSPADFISAIKKGNWLKTSVGYRSPVGSVLSDKEWNVASKISNIPFIDQDFYGDEICNFRTELELLGVVISFNHQLIIDNLKSPSSITSWTPQVVILMLNCMALSKSSDKLVNALKGAKWLKTSIGYKCPGECLLFHHEWGCILQVVNGLPVIDHEFYGSNIFLYINELKKIGVVVDFEGAAKVFARYFRHYASSASITKENVASLLLCYRALNGTQYKFPADLRSCIGEVKWLRSRFGDYRCPRECILFSPEWESISPITLLPFIDDSDSYYGKGIHEYRKELKSLGVVVEYKERVKFVATGLYLPRDASRIFPVNALALLECIRVFQEKGYAFLDNSDFMKKVSQPWIKTHAGYRSPKESLLFDSKFGLYLKRTDGPFIDEEFYGTKIASYKKELSALGVIVEAEKGCPLIASHLDVHYEIEAFVRLYNYLSAFKWEPDTDAARRIWIPKGEWVCPDDCVIHDKDGLFGLQLTVLEKHYEHKLLFFFSSAFRVKSHPSVDDYLKVWKVWESSGSALSHADCCKFWSYISKHWNSKTEKIVSDALVKVPVSSGSEGILLCNKSDVFIADDLQLKYLFEQSSPESIFVWYPQPSLPSIPRSKLLDIYRRIGVRTISESVQKEEASLADDVEVVSLPREKLIKKALFRLILGFLAAPPMEMEAEKRLEAVQFLVNVTVVVTAEPISVSYNLPLSSGKVLNVRGSRKIRFDRENSKIFTRKMDKSGGQKSMIEFATFFSEAISESVLWESADHIDSLSELIKMASLLDFNEEAVDFLMKSKNLQIFMEDEEFLRTV, via the exons ATGGAACTCATTCAG AACGCTGAGGACAATGAGTATTCGGATGGAGTAGATCCATCACTTGAGTTTGTCATAACCTCCCAGGACATAACGGGCACGGGGGCTCCTGCTACATTGGTGGTTTTCAATAATGAGAAGGGTTTCTCTGCAAAAAACGTAGACTCCATTTGCAGTGTTGGAAGGTCCACAAAGAAAGGCAACAGGAAGCGTGGTTATATTGGGGAGAAAG GAATTGGGTTCAAAAGTGTGTTTCTGATCACGGCTCAGCCTTACATCTTCAGTAATGGCTATCAGATCAGATTCAGAGAAGAGCCTTGTGTGCATTGCAATGTCGGATACATAGTTCCTGAATGGGTCAATCAGAACCCAACTCTATCTGACATCAAACAGATTTATGGTTCCAATGTTGCCCTTCCTACCACTACACTGATTTTACCTCTAAAGGCTGAAAAGGTCAAGCCTGTGAAACAGCAGCTCTCAAGCATTCATCCTGAAGTTCTCTTATTTCTGTCAAAGATTAAGCGGCTCTCTGTCAGGGAAGACAATGAGGATCCAAGGAAGAATACAGTAACTGCAATTGAGATAGAAAGCCAAACTGATTTTGTGACCAGGAAGAATATTGATGCTCAATCCTACACACTCCGTCTTTCTGCAGAAGAAAATGATGACAATGATTCCGAAAGGGAATGCAGTTACTACATGTGGAAACAAAAGTTTCCTGTCAGGCAGGAATTCAGAGTTGAGAGGAGAATGGAGGTGGATGAGTGGGTGATCACTCTTGCATTTCCAAATGCAGAACGTCTTCGAAGAGCAAGGAACTCTTCGCCTGGTGTTTATGCATTTCTTCCCACAGAGATGGTCACCAACTTTCCATTCATAATACAGGCGGATTTTCTTTTATCATCTTCAAGAGAGACAATTCTACTTGACAACAAGTGGAATCAAGGGATTCTTGAGTGTGTGCCCACCGCATTTGCCCATGCCTTTAACTCTCTTGTGAAAACTGTGGAAGGTGCGCCAACATCAAGTTTGGCTCCTATGTTCAGATTCTTGCCTGTTCAGGGTTCTTCCTATAAAGAATTAAATGCTGTAAGGGAGTCAATAAAAGCAAAGATGGTTGACGAAGACATTATACCAGTTGAGCCTGAGATGGAGCAGAGGTTCTTCCACAAGCCTGGTGAAGTGGGAAGATTAATGCCTGCCTTTTGGACTATTTTGAGGAAGGCGAGGGTTCAAGGTGTAAGCATGATTAAGCTTTCATCACATGGAAGATTTGTTCTGTCTTATTCCTTTGACAGCAAGGAATATGATCCTACACTAAGTTTCCTTGGAGTTGAACCAGTGAATGATGACTGGTATGTTAAATGCATACAGGGTACTTCCAATCTTGTTGATGGAGTGTCAGAAGATGTGTACTTAGAGCTTCTACTGTTTATTGCTGACAATTGGGGTTCTAAATTTGGTTACACCAACATGAAAGACATACCATTGATAAAATATGCAGACTATGGAAATGAATCTTTGTGCAGCATAAGCCAAATCCAGAAAGGTGAATGTAGAGTTTTCTTATCGAGCAAATGTTCTCGTGTTTCATGGCTGATTGATTGCAACCGGGAATTTAATTCTGTGACTCGTCTTCTCTTTATGCCAAAAGCCACTCAGGAAGCCATCTGGGCATGCTCTGGGAAGGATACATTGAAGAAATGGCTAGCTGATCAAGCAAAGGTTGGTTCTGTTGATGTCAATCAATATGCAGTTGATCTCCTTCAGAATTCTCTTAATGAGCGGAAGCTTGTTATTGCATATGTTCATTTCTTATATCACTCCTTGGATAATGATTTCATCTCAAGTCGGGAAGTTGACTGTTTATGTGGAAGTATGCCACTAGTGGATAGCTATGGGAACATTAACAGGAGTAGGAAAGGGGTTGTTGTTCCTGCCAATGGAAGCAAATGGGCGGGACTGACTGATTCTAATTTGTGGAGAAAAGAAGGCTATGTTGAATTAGGAGAGCTTTATATGTATTCTGGCAAATTTGCTGGTAAGTTTACACCGAAGAAGAAGCTTCTTGAGTTCCTTATAAAATATGCTGCTGCTTTGGATGTCCCTCATATTTCTGCTCCAAGTGATGGTATCTCATCTGTATCTGCACCACTAACTAAGCAGAATGCCTTTTTGCTTTTGGATTGGATTCGTCAACTGAATTATAAAAGGGTTGGCATCCCTCAGAAGTTCTTGGCTTGCATAAAGGAAGGTAGTTGGCTGAAAGTTACTTTGAATGGCTCTCCTGGTTATAGGCCACCATCCCAGTCATTTCTGCTTAACTCATCATGGGGAAATACTTTGCAGAATGGATCCGTCTCTGTTGACATTCCATTGATTGATACGAGCTTTTATGGTGAGAGCATGAGTGGATACAAGGAGGAGCTAAAGACAATTGGGGTCATGTTTGAATATAGCGAAGCATGTGATTTCATTGGGAAGCATTTCATGTCTCTGGCAGCTTCATCCTCTTTAACTAGAGGAAATGTGCATTCCATTCTGCGTTTCATCAGGTTTTTAAGGGACAAACTTCTTTCTCCGGCCGATTTTATCTCTGCTATTAAGAAAGGGAACTGGCTGAAGACTTCCGTTGGCTACAGGTCTCCTGTAGGATCTGTTTTGTCAGATAAGGAGTGGAATGTTGCCTCCAAAATTAGCAACATTCCCTTCATTGATCAGGACTTTTATGGTGATGAAATCTGTAATTTCAGAACTGAACTTGAGTTGCTCGGTGTTGTAATCTCCTTCAACCACCAACTTATAATTGACAACCTGAAGTCACCATCTTCCATAACTTCTTGGACACCTCAGGTTGTCATCTTAATGCTCAACTGTATGGCTCTATCCAAGTCATCTGATAAACTTGTCAATGCATTGAAAGGAGCCAAGTGGCTGAAGACAAGTATTGGGTACAAGTGTCCAGGGGAATGTCTCTTGTTTCATCACGAATGGGGTTGCATTCTTCAGGTCGTCAATGGTCTTCCTGTGATTGATCATGAATTCTATGGGAGCAACATTTTCCTGTACATAAATGAACTGAAAAAAATTGGTGTGGTGGTTGATTTTGAAGGGGCTGCAAAAGTATTTGCTCGATATTTCAGGCACTATGCATCATCAGCTTCCATCACCAAGGAAAATGTTGCATCATTGCTTCTGTGTTACAGAGCGCTGAATGGGACTCAATATAAATTTCCTGCTGATCTTAGGAGCTGCATTGGTGAGGTCAAGTGGTTGCGTAGTCGTTTTGGTGATTACAGATGTCCAAGGGAGTGCATTCTCTTTAGTCCCGAGTGGGAATCTATATCCCCAATAACTCTTCTTCCTTTCATTGATGATTCTGACAGCTACTATGGAAAGGGCATACATGAGTACAGAAAAGAGCTGAAGAGCTTGGGGGTTGTCGTCGAATACAAGGAGCGAGTTAAGTTTGTGGCTACTGGTCTTTATCTCCCTAGGGATGCCAGCCGTATTTTTCCTGTAAATGCACTTGCGTTGCTGGAATGCATACGAGTTTTCCAGGAGAAAGGTTACGCCTTTCTTGATAATTCTgatttcatgaagaaagtttctcAACCATGGATAAAGACTCATGCTGGTTATAGGTCTCCCAAAGAGTCTTTGTTGTTTGATTCCAAGTTTGGCTTATATTTGAAGCGGACTGATGGGCCTTTCATTGATGAAGAATTCTATGGTACTAAGATTGCTTCTTACAAAAAAGAGCTTTCTGCATTGGGGGTTATTGTTGAAGCTGAGAAAGGATGTCCCCTGATTGCCAGCCACCTTGATGTTCATTATGAGATTGAAGCATTTGTTCGGCTGTATAATTACTTGAGTGCATTCAAGTGGGAACCAGACACTGATGCTGCTCGAAGGATCTGGATTCCAAAAGGGGAGTGGGTTTGTCCTGATGATTGTGTTATTCATGACAAGGATGGGCTATTTGGTTTGCAGCTGACTGTTTTGGAGAAACATTATGAGCATAAActtctatttttcttctccagTGCGTTTAGAGTTAAATCTCATCCTTCAGTTGATGATTACTTGAAGGTTTGGAAGGTTTGGGAAAGTTCTGGAAGTGCATTGTCGCATGCTGATTGTTGCAAGTTTTGGAGTTATATCTCGAAGCACTGGAATTCAAAGACAGAAAAGATTGTTTCTGATGCCTTGGTGAAAGTACCTGTCAGTTCTGGATCTGAAGGAATCTTGCTGTGTAACAAGTCTGATGTTTTCATTGCTGATGACCTTCAACTGAAGTATCTATTCGAACAGTCTTCTCCTGAGTCTATTTTTGTTTGGTACCCTCAGCCAAGTTTGCCTTCCATTCCAAGATCCAAGTTGCTTGACATTTATCGAAGAATTGGTGTTCGCACTATATCTGAATCTGTACAGAAGGAAGAGGCGTCACTTGCAGATGATGTTGAAGTAGTCTCTTTGCCGAGGGAAAAGCTGATTAAGAAAGCGCTGTTCAGGCTGATTCTTGGTTTTCTTGCTGCTCCTCCCATGGAAATGGAAGCTGAGAAGAGGCTTGAAGCTGTTCAATTCCTTGTGAATGTTACTGTGGTGGTAACAGCTGAACCGATCTCTGTAAGCTATAATTTACCTTTATCTTCTGGGAAAGTTTTGAATGTGAGAGGAAGCCGAAAAATACGTTTTGATAGAGAAAATTCAAAGATCTTCACTCGGAAAATGGACAAGTCTGGAGGGCAGAAGAGTATGATTGAGTTTGCTACTTTTTTCTCTGAAGCGATATCTGAGAGTGTGTTATGGGAGAGCGCTGATCATATAGATTCACTCTCTGAGCTGATCAAGATGGCTTCTTTGCTAGACTTCAATGAGGAAGCAGTTGATTTCTTGATGAAGTCCAAGAATTTGCAAATCTTCATGGAGGATGAGGAGTTTCTTAGGACTGTCTAG